TTTCACAATGCAATCTTTGTTGGCTACGATGAAAACGGCATTGCTCGTCACGCACATAAACGCGGTATTTATTCCGAGGGCAAAAGTTACAAGGGCAACATAGAAAGCTGTAATCCTTGTTACAGCTTCAACCGTAAAGGTACAAGCGATAGGCTCTATGTTTTTGAAGCACCCATAGATATGCTGTCATTTATCAGTATGTATAAAAACAGCGATTGGCAACAGCACAGCTATGTGGCTCTCTGCGGTCTATCGGAACAGGCAATGCTGAAACAGCTTGATAACAATCAAAATCTAACCACTGTTGTTCTTTGCCTTGACAATGACTCGGCCGGACAAAAGGCTACGGATAAGTTTGCAAAGCTACTTGCCCAAAGAGAGGTTACAGTTAAAAAGTTACTGCCAACCCTTAAAGATTTCAATGAAGATTTGCAGGAGCAGCAGAGAGAATCAAAACAAGAAATGAGTTTGAAGATGGTGTGAATTAATATAGCCGAGGGCAGAAATCACACTGCTCCCTGTGATAAAGCATTACGCTTTAAAAGTAGTGATGATACCCTTAAATCCACATTTCAAAAGAATTTCTCTGAATTTTTCAGGTTCATCGTTTCCAATATCATATAAATGCCATGTGATTGATTTTGTATCCAATCTATTGCAAATTTCTTTTATGTAGCATTGATCCACTTCTGAAAATGAAAATCCCCAAGAAAATATGTTTTCGACACTGTGATTTTGTAGTTCATTGAAAAATGGTGTGTGTTCAATTATTTTTTTGGTTGGTTTTCGCAGTGAATTATGGATATCATCAATTCCTTCCATGCCAAAATCATAACTGCGTTCAAAATAATCTTCGTCCTCATCTTCATCGTCATTGATGTTGTCGATTCCGTGACCAACTATAATTTCACCACCCTGAACACCATGTATATGACAAATTTGCTTAGATGAAATATCATAAATATCTTCAAGGGTTTTAGTGTAATTAAATGTCAAAAAAATGCTTGAATTCTTAATTTCATCAGATAAAAAGTTGTTGCAAGTACAATTGGTTGGATAAGATATTGTGTTTATCCATCTTGAAAATAATTTGGAAAATGCAGAAGTATTAAAACTCAGCATAGTTGTAAAATCTTCTCTTGCATAAGCCGTTTTCCATGGATCTATTTCACCATCTCTATCCATTACATCGTCAACTTCATCAAAAAATTGTGACCATTCTATTTCTCCAAGTGCAGCTTCAAAATTTGACCAATTTCCGCCTGCTGTTTCTTCAATGCAATAGACTAAAAAAGATGCCAAATCTTCATCAGATATGTACTCATCTCCATCTGGCATAAGGGTGCTGTAGGCAAGAGAAAAACGAGAGGTATCCACAGCCTCAGGAAATTCTTCAACAAGCCATTTTTTGAATTCCAAATAGGATGTATTCATCTTATGCCCAATGTCAAAACCATTACCTATTACAAATAGATTATTTATCATATCAATTCGATGCCCCCAATCAGTTCCAATGCTTTTATATTTATTGTTATATAGTTTACCATAGCGTTTTTAAAAAAGGAAGGAATCCTATTCATGAATGATCCACTTATTATTTTAATAGCCTCTGCCGCCTTGATGTTCATCGTCATCGGCGGTCTTTCTATGTTGGCGCACTTTTACACGCTTAACGGCATTAAGTCCAAAACCGTAGGAGATGGTCAGCATGGTGTGGCACGGTTTCTGACTAAGAAAGAAATTAAGCAAGTATATAATCAAGTACCCTACGATGTTAAGCATTGGCGGAATGGAAAGAACCTGCCAATCGAGCAGGGTTTGGTTGTCGGGTCTGCATCAAAAGCAGTCCTTGATAGAATTAAAGGCAAAAACGAGGTTGTTGGTTTAGTAGATACAGGCGATGTCCACTGCTTAATGATTGGTGCTGCCGGTGTTGGTAAAACAGCATTCTTTCTCTATCCCAACTTGGAATATGCCTGTGCCAGCGGTATGAGTTTCATTACTACCGATACAAAGGGGGATCTCGCTCGAAACTATGGAGCAATCGCAAAAGAAAACTATGGCTACAACATAGCTGTTATTGACCTGCGTAACCCTACCAAGAGTGATGGAAATAACCTCTTACACCTCGTCAACAAATATATGGACATCTACCGTGACGATAGCAACAACCTCATGGCAAAAGCAAAAGCCGAAAAGTATGCAAAAATTATTGCAAAGACCATTATTGCAACCGATGGAGATAACTCATCTATGGGTCAAAATGCGTTTTTCTATGATTCAGCCGAGGGATTGCTCTCCGCTGTGATTTTGCTTCTTGCAGAATTTTTACCGCCAACAAAGATTGATGGACAAATGGTTGATAGGCGCCATATTGTTTCGGTGTTTAAAATGGTACAAGACCTTACTGCTCCCGGCAAAGCCAAAGGCAAAAGTCAGTTTCAAGAGCTGATGGAACTGCTACCCTCCACACACAAGGCAAAATGGTTTGCAGGAGCTGCGTTAAATTCCTCTGAAGCGGCAATGGCTTCTGTACTTTCCACTGTGTTGTCTCGTCTCAATGCGTTTCTCGACACCGAGATGGAACAGATTTTGTGTTTTCATACAGCCATTGATGCGGAAAAGTTCTGCACAGAGAAGTCGGCAATCTTTTTAATACTCCCCGAAGAAGATAACACCAAGTATTTTATGGTGTCGCTGTTCCTCCAACAGTTTTATCGTGAAATGCTTGCAGTAGCTGATGAACATGGCGGAAAGCTACCCAACCGAGTGGTTATCTATGCCGATGAGATTGGTACTATTCCGAAAATTGATAGCTTTGAAATGATGCTGTCCGCAGGCAGATCAAGAAAAATATCCGTGGTACCTATCATTCAATCCTTTGCCCAGCTTGATAAAAACTATGGCAAAGAAGGTTCTGAAATCATCACCGATAACTGTCAGCTCACCATCTTTGGTGGCTTTGCACCCAACTCCGAAACTGCCGAAGCCTTATCCAAAGCACTTGGCACACGCACGGTTATGAGTGGCAGCATCAGCAGAGGGAAAAATGATCCGTCGCAATCCTTGCAGATGATGGAACGTCCTTTGCTTACGGCTGACGAGCTGAAGTCACTAAAGAAAGGCAACTTTGTGGTGATGAAAACAGGTGCACACCCTATGCAGACCAAGCTCAAGCTGTTCCTTGATTGGGGTATCACCTTTGACAAGACCTATGAAACTGAGGAACACTCTCATCGTAAGGTTCATTATGCTGACAAAGAGGAGTTGGTAGAAAACATCTTAAATGCGATTAGCGACGCAAAATCTTCTGTACCTTCCTCTGAGGCAAAGGAAAACAACAATGCCTGTGGAGGAATGTCGCATACGCTGATTATCGAGCAGGAAATAACGGAGCAAAAATCAAAAAACAAATTTAGACCATAGGAGATGATAGAAAATATGAGTTTTTTCGGAACGCTTTATAAAGAAGATTTGCCGCCAAGGGCAAAGATTGTCTATATGTACCTCAAGGACAGGAGCAACAAGGATGGTGAATGTTGGCCAGCCGTTAAGACCATTGCAAAGGATACTTCTTTGTCGGTTAGTACCGTAAAAAGAGCCATAGCGGATCTAATCCGTTATGGCTTTCTTACTAAGGAGAGCAGATACCGAGAGAACGGTAGTCATACTTCAAACCGTTATTTTATCTAGTGAGCAATTCTGCAAAAATATACTTTTCCGCCAAGGGGGAAATTCGGCTATTCGGTGAACGGAGTGTCCATTCACAGTGAACCACCCAGAACATATCATTTTAAGAAAGGCTTATCACAGAGAAGAAAGTATATAGATTTAATTACATTCCTCTTACAGGATAAGAGGAATCAATAAAATTCTACTTATAGTTTCTTCGTTTAGTAAATTAGTTTGAATTATCTTCTTTTTTTGCTTTTTTATATTTTCGAATCATATTTCTAAAAGAACTTATCGTAACTCCCATCGCTTTACTGGCACTTTCAAGTGTATATTCTTGGTTTTGCCATTTTTGATAAATAGGATAAAATTCATCAGGAATTGGAGATGGAAATCTACCCAAGTGTTTTCCCTGTGCTTTTGCGATAGCAATCCCCTCTGCCTGACGCTGTCTAATGTTTTCTCTCTCTGCTTGTGCTACATAGGATAACAGCTGCAGAACGATATCAGAGATAAGTGTACCAATTAAATCTTTATTCGTTCGGGTATCAAGAATAGGCATATCAAGGATAACAATGTCTGCTTTTTTATTTTTAACAATCTCACGCCATTCCTCTTGTATATCATCATAGTTACGACCTAGCCGGTCAATGCTCTTTACAACGAGAACATCGCCTTCTTTTAACCTTTTCTTGAGTCGCTGATATTGAGGTCTATTAAAGTCTTTGCCGGATAATTTATCACAATAGATGTTTTTATCGATAATTCCCCATTTAAGGAGTTCCACTTTTTGACGCTCAATATTCTGCTCTATTGAGGATACACGCATGTAACCATAAAAATTTTTCATAAAAAACCTCCTTCCATAATTAGTATGGCAGGAGGAATCCGTTTCTATCCAACAAGTCGAAAAGGTACACCTTTTCGACTTATAATAAATGAAAAAAGATATATACTAATTTATTTTAAATAATACTATAAATTCATGCAAATTTCAAGCAATTTTGACTATTTTGTAGGTGTAAAGTTGATTGCTTATAAGGTGTAACTTGTTGGCATAAAGCTGTACCTTTGTGAAACGTTTGGTGAAGCTGTTGAAAAACAGTGGCACAAAGCTATAGGGTTTCTCTTTCTAATGTTTATAAGAAAGAAGGCCGACCAGTTGCATATTAACAGTATTCTTTATTTATGTAAAGGAGTTGTTTGTATGAGTGATATAAGTAATGTACATCCTGAAAAAAGCCTTAAGAGTCAAGATGAATTGTATATAGATAAACACTTAATTATAGGCAATATGATTCAATACCATGCAGATAAATCAGTATACCACTTTAATAAGCTATGCATGATTAAAATTGAAAACTCTGATCTATTGTTAGCCTATCTAGGAGAAAAGAGTTACTTAAATCTCTTGAAAAAGGCACTTTTAGAAATACATCAATATATGAAAGAAGAGCAGTTTAATGGTATTCTTTCTGCCTACTTTATTGATAACAGTACTTTTATAATTGTAGGAAAGCCTCATATTGAAGAAGAATTGTTTTTAAAAATTGTTAAAAAACTCTACAAAAATTATCAATACATGAAGCCGGATCAAACTAATGTCCCTATTTTAGTACGGTTTGTTGTAGTAATAAATCAACCAAATATGTTGGAATATGCATTAGAAGAATTACGCGATGAACGTAATACACAGAAGCACTTTATTTTAAGTGAGCCATGTAGTAGTAAAACATTTGAAACAGAACAAGAATTAAAGATGATAAGCATTATTTATTGGGCAATAGAAAATAATGCTGTAGTCCCTTATTATCAAGGGATATACGATAATAAGAAAAAGTGTATTGAAAAATATGAAGCGTTAATGAGAATCAAAAATTATGATGGTACTATTTATCCGCCTAATTCATTTATAAATATTGCAAAAAAATATCATATATACACTAAGTTAAGCGAAACAATGATTCGACGAGTTCTGTTGGAAATCGATGATAAAAATATGGAGGTTTCTGTGAACCTCTCTGCGTATGACATTAATTCAAGTGGTTTTAGAAAATCCATATATGAATTATTAGCACAAAGAAAATCAAAAAAGTTACTAGTTTTTGAAATTTTAGAGGATGAGATATTTAAGGATACCATTATTTTAAAACAGTTTGTATCAGAGGTTGAAAAATACGGAGTCAAGATAGCAATTGACGACTTTGGATCTGGATATTCTAATTTATTAGAAATAGCACAAATCTCACCACACTACATAAAAATTGACGGTGGAATTATACGTGCTTTAAATGAATCTTCAAAAAACAGGATTATTTTGGATGCAATTGTTTATCTCTCCCAAAAACTTGGTGCGCGGGTTGTTGCAGAGCATGTAGAAAGCATGGAAATACAGAAATCTATTGAACAATTAAATATTGATTTTTCACAAGGGTATTATTTTGCTAAACCTTTGCCAATGGAGAGTCTTTTTAGTAATTAATAATTTATTTATATAAACCCCCATTAATATTTAAAGGAGAGACATATATATGTTTAAAAAAATGAAGTTGAAGCCATATTTACTTACCGTATTCTCTATTATTATCGTTTTAGCTGCTATCATTACGTCCATAGGCACTGTGGGGCTTTTGAAAACAAAAGACAATATGCAAGTATTTATTGATAAAACATTAGGAGCAGAATCAGCTGTTAAAACATGTATAATAGAGGCTAATATAGCAGCCCGTGATTTGCGGGAAATGGTTATTACTGATAATCCACAGGATTATGCTAAATTAAAGGAACGCATTGGGGAAAGTATTGATACAATAAACGAGCAAATTTCTGTATTTAAGCAAACTCATGGAGAAACAGATGGCTTGGCTCAAAAATATGAAGATGCTTTTGAAATCTGGTTTAACATTGCTACGAAGGCTATTAATCAAATAGAAAAAGGAAATAAAGATGCCGCAAAAGAAATTGTTTTAAATGAATGCTCCCCGGCTTTAAACAACCTTGTTGAAATAGTAAAAGAAATTAACACACAAATAGATGAAGATAAAGCAGCATCTGAGGACTCTGCGCAAAAGCTGATTTTTACATTTATTATTATTTCCATCATTTCATTTATGCTGGTACTTATTATTAGTTTGTATTTTGCAATGAAAACAACGACAAATATTACGAGTACCACCAATAAAGTAAAGGAAGCTGTGCTCGAATTATCAAAAGGTAATTTAAAAGCTAACATTGAATACGAAGCAAAAAATGAGTTTGGCGAATTAGCAGAACGCATGAATTTTTCTTTTCAAGAGTTATCTAAATATGTGGATGCAATTGATTATGGAATGAGCGAGTTTTCTAAAGGAAATTTCACTTGTGAATGCCCAATTACTTTTCTTGGAGATTTTGCTCATATTCAAAAATCAATTGAAAACTTCCAAGCTAAAATGAACAACACATTAGTGGAATTAGATATGGCTTCAGCTCAAGTAAGTGCAGGGGCCAGTCAGGTAGCTGATGGTGCGCAGGCCTTGGCACAAGGCGCAACAGAACAAGCCAGCAGTGTTGAGGAATTATCTGCCACAATTGCAGATATATCTAATAAAATCTCTCAAACAGCGGAATATTCTGAAAAGGCTAATACATTAGGAAAACAAGCAGGAGAAGTCGTTCAAAAAAGTCAAGTAGAAATGAAGCAAATGATGAAAGCAATCAAAGATATTGCTTCGGCTTCTGAAAACATTCAAAGAATTATTAAGGCAATTGATGATATTGCCTTCCAGACAAATATTCTAGCACTGAATGCAGCAGTGGAAGCCGCACGTGCAGGAAATGCAGGTAAGGGGTTTGCTGTTGTAGCAGATGAAGTGCGAAATCTTGCTCAAAAATCAGCAGAAGCCGCTAAGGATACCACAGAGCTTATTGAAAACTCTTTGCAGCATGTATCACATGGAGAACTTTTAGCCGCCAGTACAGATGCTGCTTTTGAGGAAGTAGCTAAATATGCAGAAGATATTTTAGGAATGGTAGCAAAAATTGCACAGGCATCCAATGAACAGTCCCTGTCCATTTCTCAAATTTCTCAAGGTGTGGATCAGATATCTTCTGTTGTGCAGATGAACTCTGCAACATCGGAAGAAAGTGCGGCAGCTAGTGAAGAGCTTAGTGGACAGGCGGGCGTAATGAAATCGTTAATTGATCAATTTGAACTGTCTCATGACATGAAATCCATATATAATATGGAAACAAACGATGCAAATGAAGTTAAAGTTCATTCGTTTGATAAATATTAATTTGTAGTTATAAGCAGAATAAATGGCCTGATGTCTGCATCTTGGAATTACTTATTAAGAAAGGTGGAAAGAAATGTTTAAGCTATTTAATCCAGAAGACGAAAACAAATTTACTTGGGAATCTATCAGTGATGTAATTGACGGCAGGAGAAACTTGGGCGAAAACATGCCCGTATATGTCTATCGCCTTTTTCAATTCACAATTAAAGACGAGTTAGCAAAACGCTTTGGTAATAATGCAACGGTTGATATTTTTAGAAATGCAGGAGAATTGGCAGGAAAGGAATTTGCAAATCACCTACTCAATTTAGAGTTGCCTTTTAATGAATTCGTTGCCCATCTGCAAGGCGTTTTAGAAGAAAGTAAAATTGGTATACTGCGCATAGAAAAATTTGATATGGATACCGGTGAAGCCGTTCTGACCGTTGGTGAAGATTTGGATTGTTCGGGACTGCCAATTACAGGCGAAACAGTTTGTAATTATGACGAAGGATTTTTGGCAGGCATCTTAAAAGTGTACACAAAAAAAGAATATATAGTTACAGAGGTGGATTGCTGGGCTACCGGTTCTCGTGTTTGCCGATTTGAAGCAAATATAAAGAAATCTGATGAGATGAGTAATGAATAGAGACGATGTAGACTTATTGGTAGCACAAATTAGAAATATAATATTGAATAAGCCTCTCACGGAAGAATTAAGGAGCGAATCAGCAGAATTGGCAGATTTGCAAGAGGCAGTATTTTACTTATCAAACTGTCTAGCGGAATCCAATGAATTTTTAAAGTCTTTATGGATGGGTGAACTTGATGTAAAGGCTCCAAGCCGGCACAATTTCCTTGCCGGAAACCTAAAGGAGCTTCATTCCGCACTAAAACATTTAACATGGCAGGCAAATCAGGTTGCTAATGGTGATTACAATCAAAGCGTTAGCTTTTTAGGTGATTTTTCAACTTCGTTTAATCAAATGATCCATCAGTTGGCTGAACGAGAATCACAATTAAAGCTTCAATCCTCTATGCTAACAGAAACCGTTGATTTAATGAAATCGGTCATGGATGGATTAAAAGACTGGATTGTTGTTACATCTAAAGAAAATGGCGAAATAATTTATGCAAACCGATCAGCAAAACAGTTTTTTTATGATACCGAAGCAGATAAACCCATATGTAACTGCTGCTGTGAATTATTTGAATATGTGAAGAACTATAAGCACGGTGATGATAGCTACATTTATGAGCATAAGTGTGATACAAGAAAGACAATCTTCCGTGTACGCACCTATTCCATTCAATGGAACGAAAAATTAGCCTATGCCCATTATATCGCAGATGTTACCAGAGAAAAGGAATATCAAGAGCAAATAGAGGGATTGGCATATACCGATGAGCTAACCGGGTTATACAATCGCCGATTTTGCTTAGAAAATTTGGATAAGCTAACAGATAAAAAATCGGAGTTCTCTTTCTGTATGATAGACTTGGATGGTTTAAAATACGCCAATGACAATTTTGGACACGCAGCTGGTGACAGATATCTAAAACTGGTAGCACAAGAAATGACTCGAATAACCCGATCTACAGATATGATTTGTCGTATTGGCGGAGATGAGTTTGCGATACTATTTCCGAACTGTAATGAACAAATCGTGCGGACTAAAATGGAGCAATTAGATCAAACAATAATCGGCTTATCTAAAGAATTTTCTATGTCAGTTAGTTATGGAGTTCTCTACATAGAAGAAGGAACTTTAATTTCATCTGAGGCAATTATGGAGCAAGCAGATGAGAAAATGTATCTTTTAAAAAATATAAAAAAAGCAATTAAAAGAAATCAAGGAGGTTTAACAATGGCTTTTACATGGACAAAAGAATTGGAAACAGGTAATGCACAAATAGATGCTGAACATAAGGAATTAATACAGGCAATTAATAATCTGCTTGCGGCTTGTAGCGCAGGAAAAGGTAGAAGTGAATTAAGCCACACGATGGATTTTTTAGATCAGTATACAAAGACTCACTTTGGACATGAACAAGCTTTGCAGATACAGTCAGGGTATCCTGATTACGCAAATCATAAGAAATATCATGAATGGTTTATTAAGGTTGTGGAAGATATCTCTGCTCGTTTAAAAGCGGAAGGTCCCTCCATTCAGCTTGTTGGTGAAATAAATAAGCAGCTAGGTGGATGGCTCATCAATCATATTAAAACGGAAGATGTAAAAGTAGCCAAGCACGTATTATCTCAGAAAAAATAAAAACTACGAAGCAAAGAAAAGCAGTACCAGTGCTTGAATTATCAAGTGTGGTACTGTTTTTTTTATCCTTATTCGATGTAATGCGATGAGGAATTATGACGGCCATATGCTAGATGACCGCCAAAGGCAGGAATAGCTCCTCGCAAGGAGGTATTCCTATGCAACAAGCAGATAGACCGCCCACCTATTCATTATATATAGAATTTTATAATAAGCGAAAAAACGCCTCAACTCTTAATGGTAGAGTTGGGGCGTTTTTTCGCTTATATATAGTAACTATTCAAATGGCAATCTACCACTGCCGTTCTCCCCCGCTTCTGACATTTTGAAACAAAATCAAAATTCAGAAACTGGAGGAAAGATAAATGGCAAATAACGTAGCACAACAAAACAATCGACTTCCAAAAAGGAGAAAGTCCAAAGAAAACCCCTACACCATCGGGTATGACGAAGCCCGTAAGATATATACCTTGTCTTTTGTCGATGGTCAAAGGGTGTTGCATTGCTTAGATTTAAGCGATGAGCTGTATCAGATATTTAATCAATTTGAGTTAGATGATTTGTCTGAGCTAAATGAAAAAGAGCGAAATATCGATTTCAAAGAGCTTGAATTGGCATTAAAGACTTTCGATACACTTCATTCAAATCAGACAGAGACTGCTGTATATAAAAGCCTACAAAAAAGAGAACTATACAAAGCCATTGCTACTTTACCCGAAAAACAACGCAGACGAGTGGTTCTCTATTACTTCAATGGACTTACTTATGAGGAAATTGGACAGCTGGAAAAATGCCAAAAAACAAGGGTTAAAAAGTCTATAGACCGTGCCTTATCAAAAATAAAAAAATATTTTTAATTT
Above is a window of Faecalispora anaeroviscerum DNA encoding:
- a CDS encoding recombinase family protein, which codes for MKNFYGYMRVSSIEQNIERQKVELLKWGIIDKNIYCDKLSGKDFNRPQYQRLKKRLKEGDVLVVKSIDRLGRNYDDIQEEWREIVKNKKADIVILDMPILDTRTNKDLIGTLISDIVLQLLSYVAQAERENIRQRQAEGIAIAKAQGKHLGRFPSPIPDEFYPIYQKWQNQEYTLESASKAMGVTISSFRNMIRKYKKAKKEDNSN
- a CDS encoding DUF3991 and toprim domain-containing protein; protein product: MTKYIHFTDEEKERANSVDLEHFLLQQGEKLIPSGREKRLSSDHSITVRGNEWYDHAAEQGGYAIDFVKNFYNLSFPDAVTMLLGGNCGTVYHQASERVEEPKKPFELPPQNKEMRRTFAYLIKHRCLDSEVLSIFARDKLIYESLEKSKDGKNEFHNAIFVGYDENGIARHAHKRGIYSEGKSYKGNIESCNPCYSFNRKGTSDRLYVFEAPIDMLSFISMYKNSDWQQHSYVALCGLSEQAMLKQLDNNQNLTTVVLCLDNDSAGQKATDKFAKLLAQREVTVKKLLPTLKDFNEDLQEQQRESKQEMSLKMV
- a CDS encoding VirD4-like conjugal transfer protein, CD1115 family, with protein sequence MNDPLIILIASAALMFIVIGGLSMLAHFYTLNGIKSKTVGDGQHGVARFLTKKEIKQVYNQVPYDVKHWRNGKNLPIEQGLVVGSASKAVLDRIKGKNEVVGLVDTGDVHCLMIGAAGVGKTAFFLYPNLEYACASGMSFITTDTKGDLARNYGAIAKENYGYNIAVIDLRNPTKSDGNNLLHLVNKYMDIYRDDSNNLMAKAKAEKYAKIIAKTIIATDGDNSSMGQNAFFYDSAEGLLSAVILLLAEFLPPTKIDGQMVDRRHIVSVFKMVQDLTAPGKAKGKSQFQELMELLPSTHKAKWFAGAALNSSEAAMASVLSTVLSRLNAFLDTEMEQILCFHTAIDAEKFCTEKSAIFLILPEEDNTKYFMVSLFLQQFYREMLAVADEHGGKLPNRVVIYADEIGTIPKIDSFEMMLSAGRSRKISVVPIIQSFAQLDKNYGKEGSEIITDNCQLTIFGGFAPNSETAEALSKALGTRTVMSGSISRGKNDPSQSLQMMERPLLTADELKSLKKGNFVVMKTGAHPMQTKLKLFLDWGITFDKTYETEEHSHRKVHYADKEELVENILNAISDAKSSVPSSEAKENNNACGGMSHTLIIEQEITEQKSKNKFRP
- a CDS encoding sigma-70 family RNA polymerase sigma factor, translating into MANNVAQQNNRLPKRRKSKENPYTIGYDEARKIYTLSFVDGQRVLHCLDLSDELYQIFNQFELDDLSELNEKERNIDFKELELALKTFDTLHSNQTETAVYKSLQKRELYKAIATLPEKQRRRVVLYYFNGLTYEEIGQLEKCQKTRVKKSIDRALSKIKKYF
- a CDS encoding methyl-accepting chemotaxis protein, with protein sequence MFKKMKLKPYLLTVFSIIIVLAAIITSIGTVGLLKTKDNMQVFIDKTLGAESAVKTCIIEANIAARDLREMVITDNPQDYAKLKERIGESIDTINEQISVFKQTHGETDGLAQKYEDAFEIWFNIATKAINQIEKGNKDAAKEIVLNECSPALNNLVEIVKEINTQIDEDKAASEDSAQKLIFTFIIISIISFMLVLIISLYFAMKTTTNITSTTNKVKEAVLELSKGNLKANIEYEAKNEFGELAERMNFSFQELSKYVDAIDYGMSEFSKGNFTCECPITFLGDFAHIQKSIENFQAKMNNTLVELDMASAQVSAGASQVADGAQALAQGATEQASSVEELSATIADISNKISQTAEYSEKANTLGKQAGEVVQKSQVEMKQMMKAIKDIASASENIQRIIKAIDDIAFQTNILALNAAVEAARAGNAGKGFAVVADEVRNLAQKSAEAAKDTTELIENSLQHVSHGELLAASTDAAFEEVAKYAEDILGMVAKIAQASNEQSLSISQISQGVDQISSVVQMNSATSEESAAASEELSGQAGVMKSLIDQFELSHDMKSIYNMETNDANEVKVHSFDKY
- a CDS encoding EAL domain-containing protein translates to MSDISNVHPEKSLKSQDELYIDKHLIIGNMIQYHADKSVYHFNKLCMIKIENSDLLLAYLGEKSYLNLLKKALLEIHQYMKEEQFNGILSAYFIDNSTFIIVGKPHIEEELFLKIVKKLYKNYQYMKPDQTNVPILVRFVVVINQPNMLEYALEELRDERNTQKHFILSEPCSSKTFETEQELKMISIIYWAIENNAVVPYYQGIYDNKKKCIEKYEALMRIKNYDGTIYPPNSFINIAKKYHIYTKLSETMIRRVLLEIDDKNMEVSVNLSAYDINSSGFRKSIYELLAQRKSKKLLVFEILEDEIFKDTIILKQFVSEVEKYGVKIAIDDFGSGYSNLLEIAQISPHYIKIDGGIIRALNESSKNRIILDAIVYLSQKLGARVVAEHVESMEIQKSIEQLNIDFSQGYYFAKPLPMESLFSN
- a CDS encoding helix-turn-helix domain-containing protein, whose amino-acid sequence is MSFFGTLYKEDLPPRAKIVYMYLKDRSNKDGECWPAVKTIAKDTSLSVSTVKRAIADLIRYGFLTKESRYRENGSHTSNRYFI
- a CDS encoding bacteriohemerythrin, with translation MNRDDVDLLVAQIRNIILNKPLTEELRSESAELADLQEAVFYLSNCLAESNEFLKSLWMGELDVKAPSRHNFLAGNLKELHSALKHLTWQANQVANGDYNQSVSFLGDFSTSFNQMIHQLAERESQLKLQSSMLTETVDLMKSVMDGLKDWIVVTSKENGEIIYANRSAKQFFYDTEADKPICNCCCELFEYVKNYKHGDDSYIYEHKCDTRKTIFRVRTYSIQWNEKLAYAHYIADVTREKEYQEQIEGLAYTDELTGLYNRRFCLENLDKLTDKKSEFSFCMIDLDGLKYANDNFGHAAGDRYLKLVAQEMTRITRSTDMICRIGGDEFAILFPNCNEQIVRTKMEQLDQTIIGLSKEFSMSVSYGVLYIEEGTLISSEAIMEQADEKMYLLKNIKKAIKRNQGGLTMAFTWTKELETGNAQIDAEHKELIQAINNLLAACSAGKGRSELSHTMDFLDQYTKTHFGHEQALQIQSGYPDYANHKKYHEWFIKVVEDISARLKAEGPSIQLVGEINKQLGGWLINHIKTEDVKVAKHVLSQKK
- a CDS encoding bacteriophage abortive infection AbiH family protein, producing the protein MINNLFVIGNGFDIGHKMNTSYLEFKKWLVEEFPEAVDTSRFSLAYSTLMPDGDEYISDEDLASFLVYCIEETAGGNWSNFEAALGEIEWSQFFDEVDDVMDRDGEIDPWKTAYAREDFTTMLSFNTSAFSKLFSRWINTISYPTNCTCNNFLSDEIKNSSIFLTFNYTKTLEDIYDISSKQICHIHGVQGGEIIVGHGIDNINDDEDEDEDYFERSYDFGMEGIDDIHNSLRKPTKKIIEHTPFFNELQNHSVENIFSWGFSFSEVDQCYIKEICNRLDTKSITWHLYDIGNDEPEKFREILLKCGFKGIITTFKA
- a CDS encoding 4-vinyl reductase, whose protein sequence is MFKLFNPEDENKFTWESISDVIDGRRNLGENMPVYVYRLFQFTIKDELAKRFGNNATVDIFRNAGELAGKEFANHLLNLELPFNEFVAHLQGVLEESKIGILRIEKFDMDTGEAVLTVGEDLDCSGLPITGETVCNYDEGFLAGILKVYTKKEYIVTEVDCWATGSRVCRFEANIKKSDEMSNE